The DNA window attagcagatgcaaactattacataagtgtatagctgaatcactttgctgtacaccagaaactaatacaacactgtaaatcaactatacttcaataaaataaaaacacagaaagacaaagggACCTAAAGTATTCTGCCCAATAAAGAAGTAGGAAGTTTTAGTTTCCTTGGTTGCCTGTCAGGGCCTCAGTTGtcttatctgcaaaacaggggTAATAGTAGAACTTAGACttttttatgaagattaaataagtttaATATATGCGAAGCACTTAGAACTGTACATAGTAAGCTTTATACAAATGTTATGGcattgtttttaattattgtaaTCTGTTTAAAACTTCAGTGCCATGGAAAATGCTcatatgtaattttaagtaaaaaatagaaaacgtggggcttccctggtggcgcagtggttgagagtctgcctgccgatgcagggaacacgggttcgtgccccagtccgggaagatcccacatgccgcggagcagctggacccgtgagccatggccgctgagcctgcgtgtctggagcctgtgctccgcaatgggagaggccacaacagtgagaggcccatgtaccgaaaaaaaaaaaagaaaacgtgtATTTCCATCATCTCAGTTTTCTAAGTATGTGTACGATGCATAAGCACACATATATAAGTTTAGAGGAAGTTGGAGGAGAATGTCATGTGTCTTCCCATTTTCCAAGGGAGAAAAATGATGTCTGtctcaaaaacaaaactgtcaaaagtaaatgaaataagttaTATAAATTGAGAAATTCAATTCAGAGTGGCTTTTTGTTCTGCtttgaaaagtttttaataagttaataaatattaaatggaatattaatctTCCCATCTTGTGGTGTTATTACAATATCCAATTAATCTATGTCCCTGAAAACATTTTAGTTTTCCTACTCTTAAAAATGTGTTCGTGTGTGTTTATGTAGTGTTTATAAAggtgtacacacagacacacacaaacaaacgCACGTACAAAGAAAAAGGTATCAGTGTAAATGGAGTAAATCTCTGGGCAGAGGAATTAAGGGTAAcgttaattttctcttttacactttttttttattacccagatttattttctataatgaagataaatacttttaaaatagtttttttttccttttcccagaaaGAGGTTAATTTGGGCACTTACCCTGGTCCATAGTTGCATATAAAATGTGCTCCATTGCGAAGACTTTCAAAGCCAGCAACTCGAGAACAGAACTGTACTGCACAGCCAACTTTGTAACTATCTGCCCAAACAATCTGAAAGGAAAATACGATTGTTAAGAAGAGAGAGATACTAAAATGAACACGAGTATGATTAGGCCTTCGTAAACACAGGCATATTAACTCTACTTAGGTAAGCAgttaccaccagggaagttttaGGTAGTCAGAATTTGGTTGGAAATTGTGTATAATAAACGTAAATAATAACTAAGCTAATTTTGACAGCTAGtgcaatgaagaaataaaacaggctAACAGGATAGAGAGTGACTGCTGGGGAGGAAAGAGGGCTGCTTCACTTGGGTGTGCAGGAAGGCGTCTCAAGTGTGGAGGCGCATTTGAGGTGAGGCCTGAATGATGAAGAGGCAGCGCTCAAAACGTGCAGGAGACCAACTGATGGAGGAAGAGCATCCGTGCAGAGGGAGCCCTTGGGGCAAAGGCCCTGGCGTGGAGTCTGCTTGCGTGCAAGAGTGGCAGAAAGAAGGCAAGcagagggccttccctggtggttaaggatccgcctgccaatgtagaggacccaggttcgagccctggtccgggaagatcccacatgccgtggagcaactaagccggtgcaccacaactactgaacctgcatgctagagcccgcgagccacaactacggagcccgtgtgccacaactactgaagcccgtgcacctagagcctgtgagccacaactactgagcccacgtgccacaactactgaagcccgcacgcctagagcctgtgagccacaactactgaagcccgcacgcctagagcccgtgctccgcaacaagagaagccaccgcaaggagaagcccgcgcaccccaacgaagagtagcccctgctcgccacaactagagaaagcccgcgtgcagcaacgaagacccaacacagccaaaactaaataaataaaggcaagcGGAGCTGGGATCCAGGAGTGGGAGAGGCAATGAGGTCAAGAGATAGAGGAGCAGCTCATGGGGAATCTtgtaggtggagggagggagagtcccTTTTTCAGGTCTTAGGAAGGTCACTTTGGCTGTTAAACTAGATGGACTGAGAAGAACAAGGGTGAAAAGAGCGAGGGAATTCGGGAGACTGCTTCACTGGTACTGGAAAGAGCAGATGGTGACTCTCACTTCGGTGATGGTAGTGGGGTTCCCTAGAATTGACCAGGTTCATGGTTCAGCTTAGGGGTAAAGGTGAAAGAATTTGCTTTTGGTTTAAGGGTGGggtaagagggagagagaaagatcaAGTTAATGTTTGGGTCTGAACAACATTTGCTGAGACGGGGAaaatgagggaaggaggaagtgggTGGGAACACAGACAAGGGGTTCTGTTCAGTTCCTGCTACTCTTGAGATGCCCGTCAGACGACCATCTGCCGGTCAGAGGGCAGAGCATGGCTCAAGACACAAACCTGGAAGACGTGGGAATGGATTAGATCTTGTAAGCAAAGAtaataaacaactaaatgagagcatgggataaagaaaaaaagaaaaacagccagCAAAACATTGAAAGGGGAGTGGCTAGTGGCATAGGAGGGAAAGCAAGAACAGGCCAGCTTCCAGGAGAGGGATGTGCTGTCCCACTTGACCCCGTGATCAGAAGGGCCCCATACCTGGTTTAATTCAGTGCTGTCACGCATTTTAGCACTTTCAGTGGCACTTTTCCCATGATTTTTGAACAATGGGATCCACGTTTTCATTCTGCATTAGGCCACACAAATTACACAGCTCATTCTAACTGAAACTGTTTGCTGTAATAGAAGGctgaagaaaaaagtatttaaagtattttaaaaatctagtatgTGGGGGCTtccacatgggcctctcactgcagttgttgggagtccgcccgccgatgcaggggacacaggttcgtgccccagtccgggaggatcccacatgccacggagcggctgggcccatgagccatggccactgagcctgtgtgtccggagcctgtgctccgcaacgggagaggccacaacagtgagagtcctgtgtaccgcaaaaaaaaaacaaaaaaacaaaaaaaactagtgTGGATTTAAGCCAGCAATTAAATGCACTGCTTTTTACAGTGATAcgaaatagaattttaaattatttttacatatatatatttagcaaCTTTGTGACTAGTTGTACCAAATACAGGGAGATGAATGAGCTGGAGCCAGTGGGTGCCTTCACAAAATGTagagaaaagcagtcaagaaaccaTTAGGCTACGGTTTTGAGCTCTGTGAAGGGGAAGCAGAGGGAGCTCAGGGAGTTTACAGCAGGGATCCTGCTCTGAGTTAGTGAGGCCGAAGCTGAAAGTGAGCTGGTCTGGGAGGCCAGAGAAGATTCCCAGCAGAGGGCACACCTGTGTGAACCAACCCCGAGGTGGGAAAAGACTCACAGGACTGAGACAAGGCCGGTGTGTCTGCTGAAAAAGGTTAAatttactccaaaaaaaaaaaaaaaaaaaatcaattaagaaCAGCTCTCTGGGGAGAGAGTGTAGAGTAGGGGAAGAGGGTTAGGATGGAGGCAGCTCCTCCAAGGCTCGTGGATGGAgtaggaggtgggggaggagctaGGGAGGGCTGGGCAGtgtcggggtggggggtgctgGGACACTTTGCATTCTGTCCTCCTCCTTGTGTGACAAcaggggaggagctggggaggcAGGTACCGGTCTcccacagaggatcagtgctctCCTTTGGTGAAAGACGGCCCTCCCTGGTTGAGGTGGGGGTGTCTCCCTTCCCATCTCACACCCTGGAATCCCCTGCAGGGAACTCCAGGTAACCAAGTAAATCAGGCCTCTATCTCCCCGAGAGCACCTAGTTTTATGGCCATTCATTCTCAGGTTTGATGCTTGTACTTTAATTTCCCaatcatttttgtatttattttaaaatttcttcattcCTATTCACTGCATCTCAAAGTGACTTCCTCTGGGGTgctttgtttaaaatgcagatttctgggcccaTCTCAGTCCTACTGCATGAGAGTCACTGGAATTGTCcttgaaatctgtattttttaaaaattgagataagtGACATACAAAATTAcattagttgcaggtgtacaataCTGAAtcagtgattcagtatttgtatatattgcaaaatggccACCACAATAGCTAGTTAACACCTATCACTACACATGGTTAcaagttttttcttgtgatgagaactttaagatatactcttagcaattttcaaatacataatacagtattgttaactctagtcaccatgctgtacattacatccccaggacttatttatcttataactggaagtttgtaccttttgaccacgtTCACCCATTGCACtcatcccccacctctggcaaccaccaatctgttttctaagagttcgttttatttttttaagattccacacataCACGAGATCGTACggtatttctctctctgtgtctgacttacttcacttaacataatacctgTAGATCTATCCACGCTAATGACAGGGTTTCCTTAAGgaaaatgtagtatatttatatacacacacatacacacaggcacacacacacacatattggaaCATTATTCAGCGAAAGTTTCTCTAGTTTAACAAGTtcctcaggtgattcttatgcatgCTAACGGGCCACGTTGGGAGTACGATCACCTGAGTCAATCATTTTCTATTACGATCCTCTGGTCGGTCTTTGAGCACTTTCCTCCAGTGTTGTATCTCAAGTCTTAAGTACTCTTAATCTTTGGGTTCCTCCCACACACACTTAATTGCTTTATGctatttcttttattctactttcttttacatttctgatctctttttttccaAGACAGTGCAAACGTTAGCTACCATTCATCTTGTGTTTTACTTGGGCTCTCTTTAAATCAGGTTGTAATTAACATAGAGGCCACATCCGTTTAAATCAGGTTGTAATTAACATAGAGGCCACGTCCGTTTCAGGTTATGAATTTTGGCAAAAGCATGTAGTTGCGCAGCGGCCACCATATTCCATATCTAGAAACATTTCCCCAAAAGCTCCTTGTGCCCCTTTGTGtcagctcccacccccagcccctggcaatcactaaatCTATTTTCTGTCCTTGTGGTTtcgccttttccagaatgttatataaatggaatccgtTTAAATGTAGCTTTTTcaacctggcttctttcactaagcataagcATTTGAGATTCACTCCTGTTGTTGAATTCATTACTAGTCCTAACTCTCCTTTTCATTGCCGAGTAATATTTATTGCATGGATATATCAGTTTATCCATTCAAGTTGGCCTCTTTTTAATAGCTTCATGGGCATTCAGGTTCTGGGTTCAACTCTGTGGGCTCTGGGGTTACAAAGACCAAGTTTATATTTCAGCTCAGCcacccactgtgtgaccttggcctcagcttcctcgtctATTAAATGAGGGTAACACCACCTACTCCACAGGCTTATTTTGACATTCTAAATGGGCTAAAAAAGTGATTAGAACAGCTTATGGAACATAGCAAGCTCTCAGCAGATGTTCATGTTTTATTCTCTTATGACttaattttcttctgctttaaaaattttgaaactttttttttaaatcaggcagATTCCTGttgcatgttttcattttttcatatggtaaacaaaaataattttaaaaaattaagagctaCTCACTGAGAATTTTCCTAGTGGCCCGGTATGTTCAGCATGTTACATGCAGTATGTTTAACCTCAtaacaaatcaataaatacatactgcCCCAATTTTTCCTAGATGAGGGGTGGAACTTAATGCTAACTTGACCACAAAGTGCTATGAGGACAGTCCATGCCCTAAGCAAGATGCTTCCAGAGTGCTCTCCTTTTTAGCAGAATCAGGAAACTATACCTAACAAAAACATTGCATCTGGGGAACCCAACCCAGTGGGGGCAGGCATGTCTCTTCCTTCTAGCTAACAACCCCTATACACCATCTTCCCCTTTCAATTCTCAGTTTGAGTCCATCTGACTCATTATCAGTAATATGCAACATGTACAAAATCAGCTAGACAAACTGAAACATCGCACACTTCCGTTCATTCTGGgaggatgtaaaaataaaaatttcaacgGATggggataaaaagaaatgagatcaaTAGTGCCATCTAGTGGGCATTCTTAGCACTATCAAACCTGAGCTGCTGCCCAcccagctattttttaaaaatatttatttagttatttggctgcactgggtcttagttgtggcatgcgggatcttttagtcacggcacgtgggatctagttccctgagcaggctAATTTCCAGCATGAATTTAAaatggtcccctgcattgggagcgtggagtcttagccactggaccaccagaggagTCCACCGCCCAGCTTTTTAAGTCAAACTATTCCCAAACTTTACGAAGATGAACTGTCGGCAACAAAATATCTAAGCTAAATAATCTTCCATATTAATACACCAGAATTCTTCCACAATTTAGATCTCTAGTGAAGACAGAACTAAAGCGTTGAGTTAACATGTCAGGAAATATCACACTTTAATGAAGTAATAAtgcatctgggggcttccctggtggtgcagtggttaagaatacatctgccaatgcaggggacatgggttcgatttctggcctgggaagatcccacatgccgcggagcaactcagcccgtgcgccacagctatagcctgcgcaccacagctagagcctgcacgccacaactattgaagcctgtgcgccccaactactgagcccacgcaccccgactactgaagcccgtgcgctctagggcccgcgtgccgcaactacagagcccgggtgctgcaactactgaagctcacacacctggaggccgtgctctgcaacaagagaagccactgatatgagaagcctgtgcaccgcagtgaagagtagcccccgctcgccacaactaaagaaagcccacgcacagcaacgaagacccaatgcagccaaaaagaaaataatgcatcTGAATCTACTGTCTTGACTCTGTAAAACCACTGCTCATTGGCCAAAATCTGAAAATAGCTTGCTTCTTATTAACAATTAAGATGAGGGTAAGTGGGAAGTTATAAATACCCACTTGAGGTAATTTCCAGCATGAATTTAAAATGGCAACTGAGTAAGCCTGGACCTCCTAGCAAGATTTCTTGCAAGGATAAAAACAAGAAGTCTTCAAGCTGTCAGAGCCTTCTTCCAATTGATGGAAAAACAGCTCATGGAAGAAATCTAAACTTTGTTCAATGACTACTAAGTACTACTAACTTTACTAGATAAGCAACATATCTTATATCTGAATCCCAACTCTTCCTCTTACTAGCGAAATGACACTGGGATAACAACTTCTTGACCCCTCTGGGCCTGTTTATTCATCTATGGATAATAGCATCTCTTAGAGGTGTGTGGTGAGAGCTGAATGAGATCTTAAATGTAGAGAACGAAGTACCACATTCACTTAAAAAGTAGTTGCTGGTGCTGTCTCTTCCCAGACCCAGAGGTCCCTGGACATCCTCTCCCTCATTTGAGTTGGGGGGTAGACTGTAGTGGTCTCTTAAAGAGAACAGGTTAGGATCACTCACTTTGGCTCTGCTACCTGTCTGAAAGGGACTGGATTTTAGGAAATGTTTTCTTATGTCCCAAATATTAgccctcttttttcccccctagatGCAAGAGGAAGATTTACAAGTAAGCTCTGTTAATTTGGGGAGGGCCATCTCTGAGATCTCAGGCCTCTATGACATATAATAAAGTTTCCTCCTCTTGTTTTGACTTCCTGGAATGATGGACATGAAGTGTCTTTTAACTTGCAGGGTTTAGGAGACTGTTGTCAATTTAACAGTCTTTGGGTCACTGTGTATTTGGTGGGTTAAGCTGCTTGCCATTCTTCTGAAATGCCAAGTTCATTTGTACACATTGTACATCTTCTACACCTTGTTAATTTTGCCTGGAGTtctttttacattccttttcattTGACAAACTCTCACTCAGTTTAAGAACCAACTTACATGTCTCTTGCTGTATGAACAAGTCCTGTGTCTCCATACCTCCCTTTGGCCAGGTCAGTTGCTCTGTCCCCATTGCTCCCATGGCACCTTGTCAGTTTCTCCGAGCTGCATAGCTATATGCTATAATACACCCACTTACACACGTCTCTTCCAAATAAAAGTCACTTCCTAAGGGTCAGGGGCCATTCCCAGCTGTGTCCCTCATTCCCTGCCCCACAagccatttctcctccctctcactTCTCTGCGATCGTACTCCCAAGTAAAATCTTAGCACGTAAGCTATTATCTCAGGCTCTGTTTTTTCAGGAGTCTGGACTAAAACACATGACCTGTACCTTACAAAGTGCCTAGAATAGGGGAGAAGCTCAAACACTGAGAGTCAGCACCTTCAGACTGACAATTACTTCTGGAGATTAATACCATAGTGCATAATGGTACCAGATACCACTTGTAGGCACTCTGGATTTAGCTTCCTTGCCCTTTAGGATTTGTGGGAATCCAATGAAATTTACTTTCTGGTTTGTTAATATACACCAAAATTGATGGCTTATTGGGCAAGTCTAGGGGAGACCTTATATTTCCAAGAAAGGGACCAAGGCTACTGATGATTTCATAGCTCCTCCTTGATTACAATAACCTTAAGATGAAAATTTCACTGAAATCAACCCTTTCCCTCTCATTATAACAATTTCCTATAACTGTGCCAAACGTGTTTCATCTATAACACCACCAGTGAGGTCAGTATCTTTATAAGGCTGAACTATATTGAGTTTTTCTACCAacattttgctctttaaaaacacCTAATATTCCAAGTTAACTGGCttgttagaaatgcttttgccCTCAGACGtcatttcaacaatttttttccacattaaaaCCAGTCAAACATAGGTTCACTACCTTTAGTTATTGGTTTGACAAGGACCgccaggaaataaaataaataaaatgtggccaGTATAGGGAGGCAGTATATTAAGAAGATCATAGAAGACTTTTCCTAGGGATTTGTTTCCACCATGTTGCAAATGTGAGTTACAGTTAGGAAGCCAAAAACagcttgaatttaaaaaaaaaaagaaagaaagaaaaaatctcatcGAGAAGCTCTGAATGTGGCTACTGACACTAATACTGTAGATGTGGGTACAAGGTAGCTACAGGATTATTTGTACAAATTTATATGTTGGCCTCTCCACCGGGTCTgggacttttttttcctcttcatgtgGCACATCATAGATTCTTAGTCCATGTTTGAAAGACTAAGAGGATATGGAAGCATCAACTATTATTACCacaattgttttttctttgggCCACACCGCGCAGCATGcagatcttccccgaccagggatcgaacccacgcccccctgcagcggaagcacaGTCTTTACTACGGGACCACCAGGTACACATTGTACATCTTCTACACCTTGTTAATTTTGCCTGGAGTtctttttacattccttttcattTGACAAACTCTCACTCAGTTTAAGAACCAACTTACATGTCTCTTGCTGTATGAACAAGTCCTGTGTCTCCATACCTCCCTTCAGGGGAGGGAAGTCCCCTTCAATTCTTATTGATGCTTCTGTCTGAGAGGcttatttctcccagttttatAATCCCAGAACAATTGACTCAAATTTCCTAGAGAACTcgtacctggaataaatccattTACTCATAAGGTCCTTTGATTGCTCACAAATGGCACAAAATACCACGGGAAGACAGGTGTGATCAAAATTATTCAAACGCTGTGCAGATTGGTGGGCCTCACATTTTACCTATGTCCATGTAACTACACTCTTCAAGCACTATCTCCTCTGGTATTGGAgtctgttccatttatttattattatttttattttattttttttttttgcggtacgcgggcctctcactgctgtggcctctcccgttgcggagcacaggctccggacgcgcaggctcagcggccatggttcacgggcccagccgctccgcggcatgtggaatcttcccggactggggcacgaacccgtgtcccctgcatcggcaggcggactcgcaaccactgcgccaccagggaagccctccatttatttatttttaaagtaagccTGTAACCCCTACTCTCTCATATTTACAGGGACACTATATTACTCTATATTTTTCTTAACACCAGATTCCAGCTTTCTCCTCACCCTTGAAATGACAGCTTCCAGAGAATATAAGGCAGATACTTACCTGAGTATAATGGCCACAGACCTTGTCACATTTCTGAGTCTTGAAGTCATAGTATTGAATTTCGTTGTACCAGTCTGTGACGGCTGAAGACACAGAAAAGAGGTACAGAGACCCAGTCCAGAGGTTTTCTCCCAGTGAAGTGAAATTTGGGTGCAGCTTGTGGGGTAGCTTCAGCTGTATGTTGTGTGCAAACTGACAGTTCCTTGCCCATGCTTTTGCAATTTGGGCTAGTACTGGGTCCCAAGTCtgcagaaataaatatgaaacactAGGAGGGTCAAGAATGGAGCCTGTTACCCAACGCTGTAACCGCAGTGAGCAAAGTGGGAATTTGCATGGGAGGTGAAGCACGATGTCCAGGATGGAGAAGGACCACAAACATGTAGGTCCTCCATACGTGGAGGACCATATTGTGGTCTTCAAGTTTTGACTAGCGTTAGTGGGAGACATGATAATCTAGTTTCGAGGAATTTAGAATCAAAGTGAGTGACACAGAACAACATTTCACTGAAGGTCTATTATGTTGCAAAATAACATGCTGGTTTCacatattttctgtaatttcatACCTACAATAGCCCCTATCGTaagaagctcagaaaggttaaaaacCAGGCCAAAGCCACAGacctaggattcaaacccaagcctgACTGAATCAAAATCCTAGCCTTTCCCCCAGACGCCCTGCGGCCTCCCTGAGATAGTCAGCACTCTGCCGGCAACAACAAAAAGTCAACTTAGAGACAAAAAACGAAAccaaaaaaacctcacaaaaatTAACAGGCAAAAAAGAGACATAAATTGCACCTGAGGACGTGTGCAAAGGACGTGTccaaaaagagaagtaaaacataCTTGCTTTATAACAAGAATTGAGTAGGCAGAGAGAAACTGGGTTCGTTTTGATCGCAGGTGGTGAATTTAAAGCACACCTTCATCACCGCGAGAGCCCTGGTCAGGATTACTAAGGATTCACCACCAAAATCAATCCACATTAGTTGTTTTTGACTGACTTCTGCCACAAGCACTCATGTTTTTCTTACCATGTATAGCATATCACTGGCTTTTGGAGTCACTTCTGATCGGAACTTGTTGTGCATTCGAACACAGTCTTTGATGAAATCTTCATTTTCGATATCTGGCAAAGTATTTGCTGGAGAGGAAGAACTGGAGACCACAGAGAGCATCCAGGCTGTCACAGCAAGTGTGACTCGCATGCTCAGACTGTCTGGTGTGGAGACCCGGAGGCTGGAATCCAGAGGCACTGCAGGTCCCGAGGGTCGGTGAGCCGGTTTTACAAAGCACAGTCGACTTCAGCtttgagaaaacagaaagcagaacaTGAGTTCATCACAAGTGTGAAGAAAAGGGTTTCTCCATATATGGTTTGCAGCTCGTTTTGTGCCCTTAACCCTGTCTTTTCGGTGGTTCTCAGTGACACAGCACCTATTGCAACATGGATTTTTACGAGGCTACATCAGACTTTCTTTTGAGTTGGGGGATGTTTCCAAAGGAAGTTCTGGAATCTCCAGAAATAATAGTCCCAATTTTTACTGAGGTTCTGGCGGTTAAACAAAAACATCTTATTTCAATAAAGGTCTTgccaaatactttttaaaaacattttttttggagTCACATCAGCACACCGTGGTTAGAATATCTGGTTAACATCATCGCTCGACCTAGAATTCATTCACAATGGTGAATGGGATGGGGTTACGTCAATTTtgtccattcccctcccccaaatgaaaaaaacagttaCGTGGACTTTTGGAGGCAGCTGGCTACTGCTGCCAATGGATTCCTAATTTTGCAGCCTTTGCTAAACCTCTGTCTGCTCTTCTCCTAGATCACAACACAGAGCCTATTTCCTGGCCCTTCAGAGGCATTAATCAATCTCCTTTGAAGCTTTAATATTAGCTTTGTCCACATTCCAAATTCTTGGCTTACCTAATTTTGACAGACCTGTTCATCTGTACTGCCATGAAAATAATGGGACTGCGGCAGGCACTCTAGGACAATCTTCTGCTTCTCAAGATACATCCCTGTAGCGTGTTTCTCATGCCAGTTAGCTCCTGCGGCATTAGGTGTGCCCCATGCTTCAGTGCAGTGGCTGCAGCTGCCGCCTTGATTGACAAAGCCAGTGTGCATGTTAGGCTCCCCTATTCATCTCTATGTTCCCCAGGCGGTGTCAGCTATTCTACAAGTTCAAAGGATACGGCAACTCTCTACACGGTGACAGGCCACTTATGAGCTGACTTTCTCATCATCTTACATCGTTGTAACCGTTTGAATCCAGCCACTTTACTACCCCTCCCTGACGGAGAGCCCCGCTGTATCACACGTGATTGCCTTGCAGCCGTAGAAATGGTCTCAAAGGCACGA is part of the Phocoena sinus isolate mPhoSin1 chromosome 10, mPhoSin1.pri, whole genome shotgun sequence genome and encodes:
- the GLIPR1 gene encoding glioma pathogenesis-related protein 1 isoform X2, which encodes MRVTLAVTAWMLSVVSSSSSPANTLPDIENEDFIKDCVRMHNKFRSEVTPKASDMLYMTWDPVLAQIAKAWARNCQFAHNIQLKLPHKLHPNFTSLGENLWTGSLYLFSVSSAVTDWYNEIQYYDFKTQKCDKVCGHYTQIVWADSYKVGCAVQFCSRVAGFESLRNGAHFICNYGPGGNYPTWPYKKGSTCSACPSNDNCLDNLCANPQRDKVTRYYSVVFPDWPIFPRNRYTSLFLIVTPPILILSVIIISLVKHKYPHLVLLN
- the GLIPR1 gene encoding glioma pathogenesis-related protein 1 isoform X3 codes for the protein MRVTLAVTAWMLSVVSSSSSPANTLPDIENEDFIKDCVRMHNKFRSEVTPKASDMLYMTWDPVLAQIAKAWARNCQFAHNIQLKLPHKLHPNFTSLGENLWTGSLYLFSVSSAVTDWYNEIQYYDFKTQKCDKIVWADSYKVGCAVQFCSRVAGFESLRNGAHFICNYGPGGNYPTWPYKKGSTCSACPSNDNCLDNLCANPQRDKVTRYYSVVFPDWPIFPRNRYTSLFLIVTPPILILSVIIISLVKHKYPHLVLLN
- the GLIPR1 gene encoding glioma pathogenesis-related protein 1 isoform X4, with the translated sequence MRVTLAVTAWMLSVVSSSSSPANTLPDIENEDFIKDCVRMHNKFRSEVTPKASDMLYMPSQTGTTKFNTMTSRLRNVTRSVAIILRLFGQIVTKLAVQYSSVLELLALKVFAMEHILYATMDQEAITQPGHIKKDPHAVPAPVTTTVWTISVLTHNETK